A region of the Orenia marismortui DSM 5156 genome:
GGAATATGGTAATTAATGCATCTACTGGTATTAAAAATGTTCAACCATTACTTATTAAGGCTGCTAAAACTATGGGAGTTAAAGGATATAACCTATTCTTTAAAGTTACCATCCCAGCAGCAATCCCCCACCTAATTACTGGAATGAGACTATCTTGGGCCTTCTGTTGGCGAGCCTTAATGGCTGGAGAGCTATTAGGCAGTGGTAATGGATTGGGACAGATTCTGATGTGGGGCAGAGAGATGGGGAATATGAGTATGGTAATCTCAATTATGATTATCATAGCTAGTTTAGGAAGTTTAACTGACAGCATTATCTTCAAGCCACTAGAAGATAAAGTTCTAGAGCGTTGGGGACTATCAAGTAAATAGTAAAGGATAACGAGTGACTAGTTAAAGTCAAAAATATAAAAATAAAACAATTATTAACCACAGATTAACACAGATAGACACCTATAAGAAAATTTAATTAAAGAATTTAAAGCCTTATTTTTACCACGCCCCCTGAGAGGAACCATAAAAATTAAAATCCACGAAGGGTTATGTTTCTAAACCCAAAGGGTGTTCTTCCACGAGGAAGTACTCTTGGGGTGAATGAACAAGACTTAGCACTAATAAAAGATTCAAAAAATCTTTCAGACCTTAAATCTTTATAAATATTTTAAGTTTTTATCTTTCTATTGCTCTTATTCGTGTGTATTAGTGATCATTAGTAGTTTCAAAGTTTTTAGTTTATCTTTATTTCACTTATGGTTGGAGATCTATATAAGTTGAACTAATGATTCTCACAAATATAAATCAAAACCTTTTTGATACAGACTAAAATCTAACTAAGTAGCAACTTAAACTCCTAATTTATTTAATTTTTAAGTCTATGTTTGTCTGTGTAAATCTACGTCTAAATATTCTTTTTATTAATTTTAATATGAAGAACTTTAATTAAATCTATATATAACTACTACTTATAGAATTTAAATATCACACTAAGGTTTTAAATATTTTTAAATTTTACTGATCACTCGTCATTCATCACTTATTACTGAATTAAAAAAGGAGGAAATAAAAATGAACAAAAAAACTATGTTATTGTCAATCTTATTAATCACTATTTTGGTGATTACTGGTTGTGGAGATAAAGGAACAAAGACAACTACTAAAGTAAAGGAGATTACTATTGGCTACTTCCCTAATCTAACTCATGCTCCTGGAATTGTAGGTGTAGCTAATGGTAGCTTTACAAAGGAGTTTGATGGAATTAAGCTTAATGTTAAGACCTTTCCCAAAGGTTCACTATTTATGGATGCTATGGCTACTGGCCAAGTTGACATCGGTTATGTAGGTCCAGGTCCAGTATTAAATCGTTATTTACAAGGTGCTAAAGTTAAAGTCTTAGCCAGTGCTAGTGTAGCAGGTAATGTAATTATTGGCAATGGAACTAGTAATATCTCTTCTGCTAATGATTTAGCAAATAAGACTATTGCTACTCCTGGTTTTGCTTGTAGCCATGATCTATTATTAAGAAGATTCCTATGGGATAATGAGCTGAAGATGGAGAAGCGTGGAGGAAATATCAAACACATTCTACAAAAACCAGCTACTATGATGGGACTATTCAAACAAGGACAGATTGATGCTGCTGCTGTTTCTGAGCCCTGGGCAGCTGTAATGGAAGAAAAGATTGGAGCTAAAGTCTTAGTTAATTGGGATGAAATGCCTTGGGAGGGTCAAATGCCAGCTACTGTAATCGCTACTACTACTGATTTTGCAGAAAATCACCCTGAATTAGTTAAAAAATTCTTAAAAGTTAATGAAGAAGTTATTGATTTTATTGCTAATAATCGAGAAGATAGCTTAAAATTAATGCAAGAGGAGATTAAAAGAATTACTAAACAAGAACTATCTATTGATATCTTAGATCGAGCATTAACAAGAACTAAACTTACTTCTAATATCGATCCTAAAATTATCCAAGAATTTGCTAATATTTCTGGTGAATTAGGAGCAATCAAAGGAAGCACTGATATTACAGGGTTAGTAGATACATCTTTCTTAGAGGTAATAAAATAAAGATTAATAGTAGATAACGGGTAGTTGATACTGCTCGTTATTCCTTTGTTATATATGACGAATTAAAAAAACACTTTCTTAAAATTAAAATTTGAGAATTTGACTTTAAAGAAACATAAGCAACTTTTAATTCATATACTGATTAATTTATTAAATCAAAGATTGATTATTAACTAAAAAATTTATTAAAATATTCTAGTCCTTTTAGTAAAGTACGAGTGTTTTCCTTGAACTTCAAATGATTTTTTGCTTACTTTTTTATCTATGAAAAAAAGTAACCCGCCTATAGGCGGAATCTATATTCTGTCTTAGCAGAATTTGAATAAAAAATTCAAAGATTAAGATACCTCTCAAGTAAAATAAGAAAGAAAGGATGGTAAAAAAATATGAAAATTGCTAATAATATTACAGAATTAATCGGCAATACTCCTATTGTTAAACTAAATAAAATAGTACCTGAAAGCTCTGCAGATATTTATGTCAAATTAGAGTACTTCAATCCTACTAGAAGTGTTAAGGCTCGCCCTGCCTATAATATGATTAAGCAAGCTGAGATAGATGGAACTCTCAAAACAGGTGGTACTATTATCGAACCTACCAGTGGAAATACGGGAATTGGTTTATCTATGGTAGCTGCAGTTAAGGGGTATCGAGCTATCTTAGTTATGCCTGAATCAGCTTCACAAGAGAGAATCAATATGATGAGAGCCTACGGTGCTGAGGTTAGACTCACCCCTGCAGATCAAGGGATGTCAGGTGCTGTAAAGGAAGCAGAAGATTTATTAGCAGTGATTAAGAATAGTTTTATGCCCAATCAATTCACTAACCCTGCTAATCCTGATGCCCATCGAAGTACTACAGCCAAAGAGATAATTGAAGCCTTTGGTAATGATCTAGATATCTTTGTAAGTACTGCTGGAACTGGAGGAACTGTCTCTGGTACTGGAGAAGAACTAAAAGAAGAGCTTTCTAATCTTAAAATCTATATTGTAGAATCTGAAAATTCACCTGTTATTTCTGGAGGTGAATCAGGAAAACATAAAATACCTGGTACTGGTCCTGGATTTATACCAGACACCTTAAATAGAAATATCTATAATCGAATCTATAGGATCAATGATGAAGATGCTTTAGATATAACTCGTCAATTAGCTGCTAAAGAGGGAATATTTGTAGGTCCATCATCAGGAGCAGCAGTCTGGACCGCCCTTCAAGCAGCTAAAGAGCTTGGTAAAGGTAAAAAAATCCTAGCAATGGCTCCTGATACTGGAGAACGATATTTAAGTACAGATTTATTTTAAATAGTTTTTTATAGCTTAAATCAAATAAGAGAGAAACAATAATTATTCCTCTCTTATTTGATCTTTACTATAAAAATTTAATCAGCACTAGTACTATAAAACTTATAAATCAAAAATATCTAATTGACCTCCTGTCAAAATACTTATCTATAAGTAATTAAGTAGAATATTAGACTAATATAATTAAGATTAAAATCATTCCAATTTATTGCTTTAATACATATCATATAGAAAAGTCTAATATGAAAGGAGGATTTAAAAGATGGCCAATCAATCAGATAATCCTAATTGTCCTAATGCTTCAATATATACTATTCGACCTGGAGATACATTATATAACTTATCTCGTCGCTTTGAAATAACTCTAGATGAGATATTAAATGCCAACCCTGATATAGACCCAAATAATCTAAAGGCTGGACAAAAGATATGTATTCCTGTAGAAGAAATTTCCGGTAAATGCCCTACTGGATTTCTTTATACAGTTATCTTAGGTGATACTTTTTTTAGCATAGCACGCCGCTTTAATGTCTCAATTGATGCTTTAACTTCAGCAAATCCAGGAGTAAATCCTAATCAGTTACAAATAGGACAGGAATTATGTATTCCAGCTGCAACGCCACCAGTCAGACCCTGTCCAGGTCGCTTTTACACAGTCCAAGCAGGCGAAACTTTTACTAGTATAGCTAAAAAATTCGGTTATACCCTTGATGCTCTCTTAATCGCTAACCCCGGAATTGAATCAAAAGAGCTTAGGGCAGGACAAGAAATATGCTTACCACCAGCTCCTGGAGCAGGGCCAGTATCATGTCCTGGAGGATCAATTTATATTGTAAAACCAGGTGAAACTTTATTTATTATCTCTCAAAAATATGGTACTCCACTCAATGAACTAATAGCAGCTAACCCTCAAATTGAAGATCCTAACCAGCTAGAAGCAGGGCTTCCTATATGTATACCTGGCTAAATATATTTTTTTAGCACTTTAAAAAATCAAATAGTAATAAAAGCAAAGAAAGTCCCAGGAAGGGACTTTCTTTGCTTTTAAAAATTAATAGCTGAATAAAGGTAAAAATAAAATGATTATAATAAATATCCATAACCAAACATAGTTATCACCATAATGACCCATTTTTTAGATCCTCCTTCCTACTTTATCTAATACATATTATGATTCATAACAATAATTTGTCAACTCCAGATAAACTTACTTATTATGTAGTTCAAAGAGTAACCTAAGTAATTGAATATAAAAAAATAGAATAGAGATAATATAAAATGATTATAACTAATAAACCCAAAACAAATAAAGCTATATTAAAAGAAGTTAATAATTAATACTAAAATCTAGGTTGGAGTGAACTTAAATTGTACACATACAAAAAAACTTTTAGATTCATTGCTCTATCTCTTATCTTAATAAGCATTTTAGGATGTACAACTAAAAACTATAACAATAATTTCAAATCTAAAAAAGATAGCCCTCAAAGAAAAAAGCAAGAAAAAACAAATCCAGAAAATCTACCTAAAGATCCAATTATCACAGCAACTTCTGATTATACTTATAGCAAAATGAAAGAACAGATCAATCAGCTAAATAAACGTTATAAAAAAATAAAGACATCATCAATTGGCAATTCTGTAGCAAATCGCAACCTATACCTATTAAGACTAGGTAATGGTAAGAAGAAAATTGCAGTAGTTGGAGGCTTTCATGGAAGAGAAAGTATAACATCACTTTTAGTTCTTAAATTAATCGAAGACTATAGCAAAAATAAGAGCATAAATAACTACAACCTCAAAAAAATCTTAAATCAAACAAGCTTTTATTTTATTCCTATGATAAATCCAGATGGAGTAGAGATTGCAGTCAATGGTATCAAAAATTTAAAAGATAAGAACTTCTATATTAAAGCAAATGAAGGTAGTTCTAATTTTAAAAGATGGAAGGCCAATGCTAGAGGAGTAGATTTAAATAAACAGTTTAACGCAGACTGGGAAGAAGTAAAAGCAGAAGACCAGCCTCATTTCGCTCATTATAAAGGTTCTAAAGCTGAGAGTGAACCTGAGAGCAAAGCTTTAGCCGACCTAAGTAGAAAAGAAAGATTTGATGCTATTATAGCATTCCATAATAGCGGAAACGTGATTTATTGGTATTATAATCAAAATACTGACACCTATAAACGAGACTACCTTTTAGCTAAAAAGATCAGTTCTGTAAATCACTATAAACTCATAACTCCTGATGAAAGTAATAAGAAAGCAGCAGGCTATAAAGACTGGTTTATTAAAAAATTTAATAAGCCAGGATTCACAATTGAAATTGGCAATACAAAATCAGAAGAACAATTACCTGCTTTTAACTTAAATAAGTACTTTAAAGAAAATAGAACAGTCTTATTAGAGCTTGCTCAAAATATATAGATATATATTAAACTGATATTATAGAAAATCCCTCTTGCGAAATTACAATATATAAACAAAAATCAACCTTGATAATATTATCAAGGTTGATTTTTAGCTCTTATTCAATATCAATTTATCTTAATTACTTTAAACTAAGAATTAAAACAATTTCAATAAGGTAAATAGGATTTATCTCTTGAATTTCTTTCACTACATGTAGTACATTCCTCTTCTCTTTCTTCATATCTAGCATAGACATTAATACCAGTCTTTCTAGCTATACATAACCTATGCCTACCGTCTAACACACTATAATGACCACATCTAAACTCTTTTATAACTATAGGCTCTTCTTCAAATACTTCTACTAAATTCTCTAAATCCTTATTCCTACTAAATTCTAGTTCACCTTTAAGATAACTATCATAATCCTCCATTGCTTCTTTTAATCCAATACAATAATCAATTTCAAAATCAGCACTTGAATTATAACTATTATTCTTATTTCTTATCTTATCTAAATCATCTTCTACATTAGAAAGAGGTTCATCTTCATCAAAAAAACAGAATCCATATGCAAATTGAGCACAACGATTATCAAGGGTACTTTTTCTATCATGCCTTTCTAGAATTCTTTCAACTAATCTATTGTCTAGAATTCTAAGACTACAGATTTGATTCATATAAATCCTCCCCTCTTAATTATAGCTTTTTACATTATCAGCTTATAAGATAATCTCCTTAGCAAGATAACACATAGAACTTAGTAATAATTATTATCATATCTATCTTATTATTACACTTATTATTAATTTAATAACCATAAAATATTTTTTTATCAATCTATCAATCTTTATCCTTATATTTGAATAAAAAAATAATTTTACCTGCTAAATTATAAATATAAATTTAATTTAAACAATATCTAGCTTTAAACCTTTATTATTCTTTTTATCCAGCTATAATAGCTAAAAAAGTAATTCTCTACTTTAAATATTAACTTTGTCAAAGTATTATAAGTAATAAAAAGGATAGGGATTTCTCCCTATCCTCAAAGATAAACTTCTATTTAATTCCTACTACTTCATATCCAGCCTCTTCTACAGCAGCTGTTAACTTAACATTATCTACATCTGAAGAGAGCTCAACGATAGCTCTATTCTCATCAGCACTAACATCAGCTGATTTGACCTCAGCCATTGCTTCTAATTCTTTTTGAACACGACCTGAACAATGTCCACAACTCATTCCTTCAATTTTAATTGTTTTTTTCATCAATTTTTCCTCCTCCAAATCACTTTCTTTAATCTTATTAGCTTTAACAGTATCAACTCTAGATTGAGGTTTAAAACCTTTTAACCTCAAAGCATTAGTCAATACAGATACTGAACTCATTGACATTGCTGCTGCTGCAATCATTGGATTAAGTAATGGCCCTCCAAAGAGATGTAATAAACCAGCAGCAATTGGAATCCCTGCAGTATTATAGGCAAAGGCCCAGAATAGATTCTGCTTGATATTCCTAATAGTTGCTTTACTTAATTGAATCGCTGTTACTACATCCATAATATCATCTTTCATCAAGACAATATCAGCACTTTCCATAGCTACATCAGTACCAGAACCGATTGCCATCCCTACATCTGCTTGTGCCAAAGCTGGTGCATCATTGATACCATCACCAACCATTGCTACCTTCTTACCACTATCCTGTAACTTCTTAACCTCACTAGCTTTATCCTCTGGCAATACCTCAGCACGGACTATATCGATACCAACCTCTTTAGCAATAGCATTAGCTGTTCTCTTATTATCTCCTGTAATCATAGCAACCTCAATTCCCATCTGATGAAGAGTCTTAACTGCTGCTGCACTACTTTTTTTAACTGTATCAGCAACGGCAATAATCCCTGCTAACTCTTTATCAATTGCCATAAACATCGGTGTCTTACCTTCATTAGCAAGTCTATCAGAATCCTCTTGTAAGCTTACGTTTATTTCTTTATCATCCATTAACTTTCTATTTCCAAGTAGGATTGACTTTTCTTCTATCTCTACTTCAATTCCATGGCCTGGAATCGCCATAAAGTTATCCAATTTCTTAAACTCTACTCCTACTTCTTCAGCACCTTTAACAATAGCTTCTCCTAGTGGATGTTCAGACCCCTTCTCTGCTGAACCTGCCAATGATAATAACTCCTCTTTAGAGTAATCATTAACTGTTACCACATCAGTAACCTTTGGCTTTCCTTCAGTAATAGTTCCTGTCTTATCAAAGACAATAGTCTCTATCTTATGAGCTGTCTCTAATGGAACTCCACCTTTGATTAATACTCCATTCTCTGCCCCTTTACCAGTACCAACCATAATTGCTGTTGGTGTTGCTAAACCTAAGGCACAAGGACAGGCAATTACTAATACTGAGATGAAGATTGTTAAAGCAAAAACTGAACCTGCTCCTGTTAAATACCAAGCAATTCCTGACAGAACAGCAATTCCAATTACTACAGGAACAAAGTATCCGGCAATTATATCTGCCATTTTGGCAATTGGAGCTTTAGAACCTTGGGCCTCTTCTACTAGCTTGATAATCTGAGCTAAAGCAGTATCCTTACCAACCTTAGTAGCCTTGAATTTAATAGTTCCATTCTTATTAAGAGCAGCACCGATCACCTTGTCGCCAACCTTCTTCTCAACTGGTATACTTTCCCCTGTTAACATTGATTCATCAACAGCAGTATGACCTTCAACAATAGTACCATCAACTGGAATCTTCTCTCCTGGCTTAACTAAGATGATATCTCCTACCTCCACCTCTTCAATAGGGATAGTCATCTCTTCGCCATCATGGATTACTGTAGCAGTTTTGACTTGTAAATCCATCAGCTTCTTAATCGCTTCTGATGTCTTACCTTTAGAGACTGCTTCTAAGTACTTACCTAATAAGATTAAAGTAATGATTACTCCTGCGCTTTCAAAGTACAAATTCATAGCATATCCAACATCTCCAATAGATATTCTAAATATAGCATAAATACCATAAAGAATAGCTGCTGATGTACCAATAGCTATCAATGAATCCATATTAGGATTACCTCTAAATAATGACTTAAAACCAACAGTATAGAACTTATAACCAGCTATCATCACTGGAATAGTTAATAGTAACTGCACTAAGGCGAAATTCATTGGATGAGCTGATGGCTCTATAATATCAGGAATTGCTAATCCTACCATATGACCCATAGAAATATAGAATAATGGTAATGTAAAGATAGCAGCAGCAATGAATTTCTTCCAAAGAGTCTCTATCTCTTTATTCTTTCTCTCCTTATCGGCATCAATTCTTTCTCCTGCTTCAATCTCTAAGGCTTCATATCCCGCTTTAGTAATAGCATTCTTAATCTCTGAAATTCTATTTTCATGGGGATTGTACTTAACCATAGCCTTCTCTGTAGCAAAATTAACATTTACCTCTTCAATTCCCTCTAATTTATTAACTTCTTTTTCTACAGCAGCAGCACAGCTGGCACAAGTCATACCACCTATCGGTATATTTATCTCTCGTAATTCAACCTCATCTTCAACACCATAACCAGCATCTTTAACCGCTGCTTTAATGTCTTCTAATGTATTTGTGGAAGCATCAAATTCTACATTTAATTTCTCCGTAGCAAAGTTAACATTTGCTTCTTTAACACCAGCTAATTTATTTACATTCTTCTCAACTGCAGCTGAACAACTAGCACAACTCATTCCTGTTACTTGAATTGTTTCTTTCTGCAGTGCTTTTGCATCTCCCATCCTTATCCCTCCTCTTATTTTATTATTCCTTATCTATAATAAAATATTTCTATTATACCCCCTCTGGGTATCTTTGATTAATGCAATAATATCATAGATAAGAGATTATGTCAAGAACTTTGAAAATTAGCACTCCTTGTAATGAGTCCGATTATCAAAACCATTCATTAGTGGACTTATCTATAAACTCCCTAATTCCTTCTATATATATTAATTATTTAAATTATACTAATAACACTTTAGCAATAGATATAGCTTTATTAACATATTTCAATTATATCTGTATACCCCACCAAGGTATCTTTAGATTTTAAAAGTATTTATTCTTCTCTAGCCAAACATGGAATATTAGACATAATAAATACCTTAAAGCAAAGATATGCTTAAAAATAAAAATATCAAAAAGGGCATTCAACAGAATGCCCTTTTCTTCTTTCAATTAATCTTCTTAAATATTCCTATCTGTCTTTAAATAAATATTTCTTTAAAACAGTAATTAAAGCTGGTAATATAAATAAAGTAGCTAGTGATGAAACCCCTAAAATAGTTGCTAATAAAATTCCAACAGTTTGATAAGGCACCAATGGAGCAAATAATAATGGTAAGAATCCAATAGCAACAACCAAAGCATTTCTCGTAATGGCTCTTGCAGGCTCATCAAACATTTTTGCTATAGTTTCTTTCCATGATCCTAGTTCTTCATATAACTCTCGACTACGCTCAATAAAGTGGATAGCAAAGTCAACTGCTAATCCTAAGGTCAAGGATGAAAGAACTGCTACTGGCATATCATAACTCTTACCAACCAAACCGATCATTCCATAAGAGAAAGCTACTGTAACTGTTAATGGAATCATACTCAATAATCCCCAGAATGGTGAACGGAATAGAATACTCATAATTATTAATACAATTACAAAAGAACCAAGTAACGACTTCAACATTCCCATTACCATCTTATTCTGCCACACTACATTTACATAAGTCAACCCGGCCCAATTATACTCTAATCCAACTGGTGGAGGATTTTCTGCTATCCAAGCATCAACCTTCTCTACCACCTTCTGCATATTTTGATTGTCACCTTTTTTAAGCTGAACCCAGATATTTGCACTACTATAATCTGGTTCAACAAAATGCCATAATTGATTTGGATTATGACTATTTTGGAAGGAGATTAAGCTTTGTCCTATTCCACCTGCAGAATCAGGAATTTGATAATATTCTTCTTTTCCTTCTCTTAATTCTTTATAAACCTTTTTGACCACATCTGGCAAAGAACTGGTCTTTCCTACATCTTCAGTACTTTCTAGCATCTTTTGAACTTCAGCTATATACTCCAATACTTCTGGTTGTTTAAAAGTTTGATATTTTACCTCTAAATCATCTAAAGCATAACTTAAATCTTCAATGGCCCAATCTAAATTCTCTTGCTCCTTTGTCTTAATTTGATTAATATAAGTTTTAAGCTCTTGCAGCAATTTCTTCTTATTAAATTCTTCGGCTTTAATAGCTTTGTCATATCTATTATTAATCACTTCTCTTATCTTATTCATTTGGGTATTAAATTCTAGATAGATCTCTTGGATAGCATCGACTTCCATTAAGATTTCATCTTTAGCAGTTTTTAGTCCTTCAGCACTATCTTTACTATCCCAGACCATATATGCCATATAAGTTCCACCAAAGTGTTCATTTAATACTCTATCAGCTTCACGTAAAGGGTGATCTGCTTCAAACCATTTTACCGGGTTATCATTGACCACAATTTTAGTAATACCATATCCTGCAATAGTAATAACAAGCAAAGTAATTAACAGAATAACCTTAGACCTTTTATAAGTCATATTACCCAAAAACTTAAGAGAATTATCTAAGATTCCACCTTCACCTTCATCTGCTGCACCAAAGTTCTTCAAAGATTCTTCTTTAATGAACATTGTATAAGCTGGTACAAAAGTAATTGTTAAGATCCATGCCATCATAACCCCTACAGCTACAAAAATTCCAAAGACCTGAACTGGCGGAATTGGTGTTAAGGCTAAAGAAGCAAACCCTACACTAGTAGTTAATGAAGTATAAAGCATAGGAACAAAAAGCTCATCCATTACCTTAATAATCGTCTTACGCTTATCCTTAATATGCTGATACCTATCATAAAATTCACTTAGAATATGGACTGAATCTACTACAGCAATTGGCATTAAAAAGATTGGTATCATCGAACTCATAATATGTACTTTAAATCCTAATCCAATCAATAACCCCATAGTAGTAATCACACTGATCATAGCAACAATCATTGGTGAAATAATCACAGATATCTTCTTAAAGAAGAACCATAATAATAAGAATATAATTAACATCGCTAAAGGTGCAGAAATAGCCATCTGCTTAAACATCTGCACTCCAAAAGTATCCTCAGCTACAGGCAGACCACTGATATAATAATTATCTGCTGAATTCTCAAATCTATCAATATAAGATTGAACTTCACTAGCAACTTCATAACTTAAATCTTTACTTTCAATTGGGATATAAATAGCTAAAGCTTTTCCATCTTCAGAGACCATAGTTCCTTTCAAAATAGGGTTATCCATAGACTCATCTCTGATCTTCTCAGCTTCCGCTCTTGTTTTAGGTGGCTGATCCATCAACCAGTTAAAGTTTACTACACCTAATCCACCTTGCTCAATATTATCTTGGGTAGATGGTGCAATGATATCTGAATCAATTACCCCTTCTATCCCTTTAATCTTATTGGTTATTTTATATACCTTCTCCAAAGTATCAGGATTAAAGACACCATTAGGATCTTTATCATTGACTATCCCTACTACTACCATATCATATAGCTCAAATCTTTCTTTGACCTGATCATTAAATACCCTAACAAATTGCTTTTCACTTAACATATTTTCAGGATCGGTATCCACCTGAATTTTAGGAAGCTGTATTGCTAAAGCAATTGTTAAAATTAAAAAGAATATTACAACTGTTTTGGGTCTATTAACAGCAAATTTCGTTACTTTCTCTTTAAAGTTCATTCTTTATCCTCCTCTCTTATAACAGTTTTACAATTATATTCTGGCAATCCTAATGCTCTTAATAGAGTAATCATTGGACATTTTTTAGTAAATGCTGACTGAAGAAGATTTAGTCCTATAAAAACTGTAAAATAAAACCAATAAGGACTATAAAAAACCCCTAATAAAACTGAAATCAATACAAAAGCTCCTGCAATAGCACGCAAAGCATCATTAATAGTCATTGTTAGATCAACCTCTCTTAATTATAGTAATATAGGAGGTAGAAATGCCTCCTACCCATTTAAAATTAATAGCTATACCTCATTCTCATATAAAGATTAGAATTATCTTCCAATTGACCAAAGAAGGTGTAGTCCTGCTCACCTAAGAAGATATTTGCTCCTGCACTAAAATTGATATTATCTGTCCAATCATAGCTAAACTGTGGTCGTAAATAAGCATCTTTATCACTTAAAGAATAAAAAGTAAACAAGTCAGTACGTATTGTCTGTTTATTAAATAACTTAGTGAAGCGTAAGGTTATTTGCTCATTATTCTCTTCACTTAAGTATGGATAATTAGCTCCTAAGCTACTTACATAAGCATCATAATCCTCCATATGTTCTAGATTGTATTGCACACCTACAC
Encoded here:
- a CDS encoding muramidase family protein; the protein is MANQSDNPNCPNASIYTIRPGDTLYNLSRRFEITLDEILNANPDIDPNNLKAGQKICIPVEEISGKCPTGFLYTVILGDTFFSIARRFNVSIDALTSANPGVNPNQLQIGQELCIPAATPPVRPCPGRFYTVQAGETFTSIAKKFGYTLDALLIANPGIESKELRAGQEICLPPAPGAGPVSCPGGSIYIVKPGETLFIISQKYGTPLNELIAANPQIEDPNQLEAGLPICIPG
- a CDS encoding ParB N-terminal domain-containing protein yields the protein MNQICSLRILDNRLVERILERHDRKSTLDNRCAQFAYGFCFFDEDEPLSNVEDDLDKIRNKNNSYNSSADFEIDYCIGLKEAMEDYDSYLKGELEFSRNKDLENLVEVFEEEPIVIKEFRCGHYSVLDGRHRLCIARKTGINVYARYEEREEECTTCSERNSRDKSYLPY
- the cysK gene encoding cysteine synthase A, translating into MKIANNITELIGNTPIVKLNKIVPESSADIYVKLEYFNPTRSVKARPAYNMIKQAEIDGTLKTGGTIIEPTSGNTGIGLSMVAAVKGYRAILVMPESASQERINMMRAYGAEVRLTPADQGMSGAVKEAEDLLAVIKNSFMPNQFTNPANPDAHRSTTAKEIIEAFGNDLDIFVSTAGTGGTVSGTGEELKEELSNLKIYIVESENSPVISGGESGKHKIPGTGPGFIPDTLNRNIYNRIYRINDEDALDITRQLAAKEGIFVGPSSGAAVWTALQAAKELGKGKKILAMAPDTGERYLSTDLF
- a CDS encoding M14 family zinc carboxypeptidase — translated: MYTYKKTFRFIALSLILISILGCTTKNYNNNFKSKKDSPQRKKQEKTNPENLPKDPIITATSDYTYSKMKEQINQLNKRYKKIKTSSIGNSVANRNLYLLRLGNGKKKIAVVGGFHGRESITSLLVLKLIEDYSKNKSINNYNLKKILNQTSFYFIPMINPDGVEIAVNGIKNLKDKNFYIKANEGSSNFKRWKANARGVDLNKQFNADWEEVKAEDQPHFAHYKGSKAESEPESKALADLSRKERFDAIIAFHNSGNVIYWYYNQNTDTYKRDYLLAKKISSVNHYKLITPDESNKKAAGYKDWFIKKFNKPGFTIEIGNTKSEEQLPAFNLNKYFKENRTVLLELAQNI
- a CDS encoding heavy metal translocating P-type ATPase, producing MGDAKALQKETIQVTGMSCASCSAAVEKNVNKLAGVKEANVNFATEKLNVEFDASTNTLEDIKAAVKDAGYGVEDEVELREINIPIGGMTCASCAAAVEKEVNKLEGIEEVNVNFATEKAMVKYNPHENRISEIKNAITKAGYEALEIEAGERIDADKERKNKEIETLWKKFIAAAIFTLPLFYISMGHMVGLAIPDIIEPSAHPMNFALVQLLLTIPVMIAGYKFYTVGFKSLFRGNPNMDSLIAIGTSAAILYGIYAIFRISIGDVGYAMNLYFESAGVIITLILLGKYLEAVSKGKTSEAIKKLMDLQVKTATVIHDGEEMTIPIEEVEVGDIILVKPGEKIPVDGTIVEGHTAVDESMLTGESIPVEKKVGDKVIGAALNKNGTIKFKATKVGKDTALAQIIKLVEEAQGSKAPIAKMADIIAGYFVPVVIGIAVLSGIAWYLTGAGSVFALTIFISVLVIACPCALGLATPTAIMVGTGKGAENGVLIKGGVPLETAHKIETIVFDKTGTITEGKPKVTDVVTVNDYSKEELLSLAGSAEKGSEHPLGEAIVKGAEEVGVEFKKLDNFMAIPGHGIEVEIEEKSILLGNRKLMDDKEINVSLQEDSDRLANEGKTPMFMAIDKELAGIIAVADTVKKSSAAAVKTLHQMGIEVAMITGDNKRTANAIAKEVGIDIVRAEVLPEDKASEVKKLQDSGKKVAMVGDGINDAPALAQADVGMAIGSGTDVAMESADIVLMKDDIMDVVTAIQLSKATIRNIKQNLFWAFAYNTAGIPIAAGLLHLFGGPLLNPMIAAAAMSMSSVSVLTNALRLKGFKPQSRVDTVKANKIKESDLEEEKLMKKTIKIEGMSCGHCSGRVQKELEAMAEVKSADVSADENRAIVELSSDVDNVKLTAAVEEAGYEVVGIK
- a CDS encoding aliphatic sulfonate ABC transporter substrate-binding protein → MNKKTMLLSILLITILVITGCGDKGTKTTTKVKEITIGYFPNLTHAPGIVGVANGSFTKEFDGIKLNVKTFPKGSLFMDAMATGQVDIGYVGPGPVLNRYLQGAKVKVLASASVAGNVIIGNGTSNISSANDLANKTIATPGFACSHDLLLRRFLWDNELKMEKRGGNIKHILQKPATMMGLFKQGQIDAAAVSEPWAAVMEEKIGAKVLVNWDEMPWEGQMPATVIATTTDFAENHPELVKKFLKVNEEVIDFIANNREDSLKLMQEEIKRITKQELSIDILDRALTRTKLTSNIDPKIIQEFANISGELGAIKGSTDITGLVDTSFLEVIK